In Bradysia coprophila strain Holo2 unplaced genomic scaffold, BU_Bcop_v1 contig_24, whole genome shotgun sequence, one genomic interval encodes:
- the LOC119077895 gene encoding uncharacterized protein LOC119077895 has protein sequence MTEKRDLNNELILMKKTIQQAKVCVIGKLVRKLKNLTNRPGKEVTGLKLIVKRKRLTEQINYLKKTPNFELATLALTFDKNPAKIITSQLSSIEDASLAIIVTYKTVCAKVNEIKTKFGLNDGGEEWRQTVGEIGKKKKKKMDRETNKVQNKERKEAHKKHNELVKKRDEWLGENMEANGDTSGTDDEENVLPSPKVKREKRKATDFIVTDIKTKTPAKKKPAPDNLKTADPFFLTGTGETYLATKIVDRIQPHGPNDGLDRKERRAQQFGGAPKTIPKRHGVPAGPSTSQKSVITPDNLHPSWAAKMKSKGIDKFEGKKMKFDDDETSNVVRKSVAPQPSQPKEDQEKIHPSWAAKQKLKPVISEFKGNKIVFDD, from the exons ATGACTGAGAAACGAGATTTAAATAATGAG ttgattttgatgaaaaagacCATTCAGCAAGCAAAAGTGTGTGTCATCGGAAAATTggtacgaaaattgaaaaatcttacCAACCGTCCCGGCAAAGAAGTGACTGGTTTAAAGTTGATTGTGAAAAGGAAACGATTGACCgaacaaatcaattatttgaaG AAAACTCCAAACTTCGAGCTTGCCACCTTAGCTTTAACGTTCGACAAAAATCCTGCGAAAATTATCACCAGCCAATTATCGTCCATCGAAGATGCATCGTTGGCCATCATTGTGACATACAAAACGGTTTGCGCCAAGGTAAACGAAATTAAAACCAAATTCGGTCTGAACGATGGCGGTGAAGAGTGGCGACAAACAGTCGGTGAAATCggcaaaaagaagaaaaagaaaatggacCGCGAAACGAATAAGGTACAGAACAAGGAACGGAAAGAGGCGCACAAGAAGCACAATGAATTAGTTAAGAAACGCGATGAATGGCTGGGCGAAAATATGGAAGCTAACGGCGACACATCCGGTACTGACGATGAGGAAAATGTGTTGCCAAGCCCAAAAGTTAAGCGCGAGAAGCGAAAAGCAACCGATTTCATCGTCACAGACATCAAAACCAAAACTCCGGCGAAAAAGAAACCAGCTCCAGATAACCTTAAGACAGCCGATCCATTTTTCCTCACAGGAACCGGTGAAACGTATCTAGCGACGAAAATAGTCGATCGTATACAGCCGCATGGACCAAATGATGGTTTGGATCGAAAGGAACGTCGTGCACAACAGTTCGGTGGAGCGCCGAAAACCATTCCGAAAAGACATGGTGTCCCGGCAGGACCGAGTACATCACAGAAATCTGTCATAACGCCAGACAATCTGCATCCGTCATGGGCGGCGAAGATGAAATCCAAAGGCATCGATAAGTTTGAaggcaaaaaaatgaaattcgacgaCGATGAAACGTCCAATGTAGTTAGGAAAAGTGTAGCTCCTCAGCCCAGTCAACCGAAAGAAGATCAAGAGAAAATTCATCCGTCGTGGGCGGCCAAACAGAAACTGAAACCGGTCATATCCGAATTTAAGGGAAACAAAATCGTGTTCGATGATTAA
- the LOC119077864 gene encoding exocyst complex component 8: MTEPSINGFDAKNFKCDDYVKDLVQECVGGSELQHRKSKIQNFSDQTSTQLKKHVYANYMQFIETAKEISHLESEMYQLSHLLIEQRNILATLKEESLNDQKNVIGNEDEPVNEEEQNKKAIQTVKDSMKNYTDSLDNKTLLHEGGVIELDPDSYRPICRVYLFLLNDLLIIAKVKHDKKLEFSTQYASSKIAVINIRDLDGVKNAINIITPDGAKIFQCISPSTKTEWIEKFEMCIKFHQLKPKKGPAPKPPTQLQQQKSLVETKSIASDLTLSPDSQSVKINWGPDWLLMAPEEILAMIAQRHFEDSLAMIIKCEEYFARDSTFHNSVEVIEKIKQLKLNLANVLLLELSNCQSRSLHAALRSSRRPLKLLAEMGKEREACGTLLKVCSAAIRTAQRQARRNNLAISELFFCDLAQVSSEFLNAFRSKGACISTLVVWCNTELQYFASQLIKHYLTKGTQLETVAKCVEGVRKPCAQLTEIGLDLSYHMEGLLRNTLEKLVEESRIRLVETIGRTEDLWQPYNLQTKSHLKSLLRELDAVGIDLQSQVTGDTWINLTQTTVNFCRHFLSVTESCGCLAKNETLKINVEMLLRDMFLAQYECKPSGTTSVDPNFVTRNKSYLSSVLLPIAIKKFEITCGGKGELLCEMEKQLRGPPKPKPRNVYKTDVI; the protein is encoded by the exons ATGACGGAGCCCAGCATTAATGGATTTGAtgcaaagaatttcaaatgtgATGACT atGTCAAAGATCTAGTACAGGAATGTGTTGGTGGTTCGGAGCTTCAGcacagaaaatcaaaaattcaaaatttcagtGACCAAACGTCCACTCAACTCAAGAAACATGTCTACGCAAATTACATGCAATTCATTGAGACAGCCAAGGAAATATCAC ATCTTGAGTCCGAGATGTATCAGCTGTCGCATCTTCTCATCGAACAGAGGAATATATTGGCCACATTGAAAGAAGAGAGTCTGAACGATCAGAAGAATGTGATTGGGAATGAGG ATGAACCCGTGAACGAAGAAGAACAAAACAAGAAAGCCATTCAAACGGTTAAGGATTCGATGAAAAACTATACGGATAGTCTCGACAATAAGACATTACTACACGAAGGTGGCGTAATCGAATTAGATCCCGACAGTTATCGACCGATCTGTCGGGTCTATTTGTTTCTCTTGAATGATTTGTTGATCATCGCAAAGGTCAAGCATGACAA AAAATTGGAATTCAGCACCCAGTATGCCTCGTCCAAAATTGCTGTGATCAATATTCGTGATTTGGACGGCGTGAAAAATGCTATCAACATCATCACACCGGACGGTGCGAAGATATTCCAATGCATCAGTCCATCAACGAAG ACCGAATGGatcgaaaaattcgaaatgtgCATAAAATTCCATCAATTGAAACCGAAAAAGGGACCGGCACCGAAGCCGCCCACTCAattgcaacaacaaaaatcgcTGGTGGAAACCAAATCCATTGCCAGTGACTTGACTCTCAGTCCAGATTCTCAGTCAGTAAAAATCAACTGGGGACCGGACTGGCTGTTGATGGCACCGGAAGAGATACTGGCCATGATTGCTCAACGACATTTCGAAGATTCGCTGGCAATGATCATAAAATGTGAAGAATATTTCGCGCGTGATTCGACATTCCATAATTCCGTTGAAGTCATCGAGAAG ATCAAGCAGTTGAAGCTAAATCTCGCAAACGTTTTGTTACTGGAATTGTCCAATTGTCAGAGTCGTAGTTTGCATGCAGCGCTACGATCGTCCAGACGACCATTGAAACTGTTGGCTGAAATGGGAAAAGAGCGTGAAGCCTGCGGCACATTGCTGAAAGTTTGCAGTGCTGCAATTAG AACAGCACAACGGCAAGCTAGACGAAATAATCTTGCCATTTCCGAACTCTTCTTCTGTGACTTGGCCCAAGTCAGCAGCGAGTTCCTGAACGCTTTCCGAAGCAAAGGAGCGTGCATCAGCA CTCTTGTCGTTTGGTGTAACACCGAATTGCAATACTTTGCCTCTCAACTTATAAAACATTACCTAACCAAGGGAACTCAACTGGAGACAGTGGCTAAATGCGTTGAAGGCGTGCGGAAGCCCTGTGCACAG cTGACAGAAATCGGATTAGATCTATCCTATCACATGGAAGGCTTGCTGCGAAACACTCTCGAAAAGTTGGTCGAAGAGTCTCGCATTCGATTAGTGGAAACAATCGGACGCACCGAAGATTTGTGGCAACCGTACAATTTGCAAACCAAATCGCATCTCAAATCGTTGTTGCGTGAGCTCGATGCTGTTGGCATCGACCTGCAATCACAGGTCACTGGCGACACTTGGATCAATTTAACACAAACAACCGTCAATTTCTGTCGACATTTTCTCAGTGTTACAGAGAGTTGTGGATGCTTGGCGAAAAATGAAACGTTGAAGATCAATGTTGAGATGTTGCTGCGAGATATGTTTCTGGCACAATATGAATGTAAGCCGTCTGGAACAACTTCAGTCGAT CCCAACTTTGTGACCAGGAACAAGAGTTATTTAAGCAGCGTGCTGCTGCCAATTGCgattaagaaattcgagatCACTTGCGGCGGAAAAGGTGAACTTCTCTGTGAAATGGAAAAGCAATTGCGCGGACCACCCAAGCCTAAACCAAGAAACGTTTATAAAACTGACGTCATTTAg
- the LOC119077862 gene encoding probable serine/threonine-protein kinase samkB isoform X2: MSFRFLTNRLFSHGRYFVKRYCKRNIHNNILERPRTRLQPGATAVSVTKAATNPVFKNTTLFRFGQHARRLFVDNILNRVTTTYSSDLRTDALKKFLYGDSTPLFALIGVSLATGSGILTKDDELEGVCYEIREAVSRYQSHCDEEDITQKINDEFNLSLIDIGPPIAKGCAAVVYAAALKRSDQTNIEPLNVTEVKPRTLPLSPRNEMMSPIQNTSRFVHNFGGSVDNLSFNRPNVDNEFVTPTSQTSNETNSTKVSSIHGVKSVRFDTASNVIHSKRNESLSSSDEESPVELTPQSTDLAQYPLALKMMFNYDIQSNAMAILKAMYKETIPARRKHSNEDVDGWEKLLREQTVHLPPHPNIVTMYGVFCDQIPNLPLSDTLYPMALPLRINPNGYGRNMSLFLLMKRYNSRLCDYLEENSVSMRTRLLLFAQLLEAVAHLYRYGVAHRDLKSDNILIDLNNDVHPILVLSDFGCSLADKTNGLQLPYTSIDTDKGGNTALMAPEIITKTPGTFSILNYTKSDLWACGAIAYEIFGQSNPFYELKNASYKDNQLPALGSNVPIIVQRLIENILQRNPNKRLNPDIAANVMQLFLWAPTSWIRKGTTPNTSDILQWLLSLTTKVLVDDRLMGGVDGSGKDAFGYQIGRRTYTEYLLISSFLMRARLQYIRNALNWIHSVV, translated from the exons ATGTCTTTTCGTTTCCTTACCAATCGACTATTCAGCCATGGTCGATATTTTGTCAAACGTTACTGTAAGCGAAACATACACAACAACATTTTGGAACGACCGAGAACACGATTACAACCAGGTGCTACTGCGGTTAGTGTGACAAAGGCCGCTACCAATCCAGTCTTCAAAAATACAACTTTATTTCGATTCGGTCAACATGCCCGTCGTCTTTTCGTCGATAACATTCTTAATCGGGTGACCACCACATATTCTTCGGATCTGAGAACTGACGCATTGAAGAA ATTCCTTTACGGCGATTCGACTCCTCTGTTTGCTTTGATTGGTGTAAGTCTTGCGACTGGATCCGGAATTTTAACAAAGGATGATGAACTCGAAGGCGTCTGCTATGAAATCAGG GAAGCAGTGTCTCGCTATCAGTCGCATTGCGATGAAGAGGACATCACGCAGAAAATCAACGACGAATTCAATTTGTCTCTTATTGACATCGGACCCCCTATAGCTAAAGGTTGTGCGGCTGTTGTCTACGCAGCTGCACTAAAGAGAAGCGACCAAACGAACATTGAACCATTGAATGTGACCGAAGTTAAACCACGAACATTGCCACTGTCACCGCGGAACGAAATGATGTCACCTATTCAAAACACAAGTCGATTCGTACACAATTTCGGAGGAAGCGTCGACAATCTGTCTTTCAATCGACCGAATGTTGACAATGAATTCGTGACGCCAACAAGCCAAACCAGCAACGAAACCAATTCAACTAAAGTGTCCAGCATCCATGGGGTCAAGTCAGTCCGATTTGATACCGCATCAAATGTTATCCACTCGAAGCGAAACGAAAGTTTATCGTCTTCCGACGAGGAATCGCCAGTTGAG CTGACTCCGCAGTCAACCGATTTGGCGCAATATCCCTTGGCTTTGAAAATGATGTTCAACTACGATATCCAAAGCAATGCCATGGCCATACTCAAAGCTATGTACAAGGAGACCATTCCGGCCCGACGTAAACATTCGAACGAAGATGTCGATGGATGGGAGAAACT ATTGCGCGAACAAACTGTTCATCTTCCACCTCATCCAAACATTGTAACCATGTACGGCGTTTTTTGCGATCAAATTCCGAATCTACCACTGTCCGATACTCTCTATCCGATGGCTCTTCCGTTGCGTATCAACCCGAACGGATACGGTCGTAACATGAGCCTTTTCTTGTTGATGAAACGCTACAACAGCCGTTTGTGTGATTATCTGGAAGAAAACAGTGTATCGATGCGAACTCGACTGTTGCTGTTCGCACAGCTTCTGGAGGCTGTAGCGCATCTGTATCGATACG GGGTGGCACATCGTGATCTTAAGTCCGACAATAT TTTGATCGATTTAAACAACGACGTTCATCCCATTCTCGTTTTGTCCGATTTCGGTTGTAGTCTGGCTGACAAAACGAATGGTTTGCAATTGCCTTATACGTCGATCGACACCGACAAGGGTGGAAATACTGCCCTAATGGCTCCAG AAATCATAACCAAAACTCCGggaacattttcgattttgaattATACAAAATCCGATTTATGGGCTTGCGGAGCCATAGCTTATGAGATATTCGGTCAATCCAATCCGTTCTATGAATTGAAGAATGCATCCTACAAAGACAACCAACTGCCAGCATTGGGATCAAATGTTCCCATCATCGTTCAACGTttgatcgaaaatattttacaaagaaatccCAACAAACGTCTCAATCCAG ACATTGCCGCCAATGTAATGCAACTGTTTCTATGGGCGCCAACGTCTTGGATCCGCAAAGGAACGACACCAAATACGTCCGATATCTTACAATGGCTTCTATCATTGACCACAAAAGTATTGGTCGACGATCGATTAATGGGCGGTGTTGATGGTAGCGGCAAGGATGCGTTCGGCTATCAGATCGGTCGTCGTACTTATACAGAGTATTTActaatttcgagttttttgATGCGAGCCCGTCTACAGTACATACGGAATGCGTTGAATTGGATCCACAGTGTTGTTTAG
- the LOC119077862 gene encoding uncharacterized protein LOC119077862 isoform X1: MSFRFLTNRLFSHGRYFVKRYCKRNIHNNILERPRTRLQPGATAVSVTKAATNPVFKNTTLFRFGQHARRLFVDNILNRVTTTYSSDLRTDALKKFLYGDSTPLFALIGVSLATGSGILTKDDELEGVCYEIREAVSRYQSHCDEEDITQKINDEFNLSLIDIGPPIAKGCAAVVYAAALKRSDQTNIEPLNVTEVKPRTLPLSPRNEMMSPIQNTSRFVHNFGGSVDNLSFNRPNVDNEFVTPTSQTSNETNSTKVSSIHGVKSVRFDTASNVIHSKRNESLSSSDEESPVEVCPCDKMVSQGNSLNLNLLLQLTPQSTDLAQYPLALKMMFNYDIQSNAMAILKAMYKETIPARRKHSNEDVDGWEKLLREQTVHLPPHPNIVTMYGVFCDQIPNLPLSDTLYPMALPLRINPNGYGRNMSLFLLMKRYNSRLCDYLEENSVSMRTRLLLFAQLLEAVAHLYRYGVAHRDLKSDNILIDLNNDVHPILVLSDFGCSLADKTNGLQLPYTSIDTDKGGNTALMAPEIITKTPGTFSILNYTKSDLWACGAIAYEIFGQSNPFYELKNASYKDNQLPALGSNVPIIVQRLIENILQRNPNKRLNPDIAANVMQLFLWAPTSWIRKGTTPNTSDILQWLLSLTTKVLVDDRLMGGVDGSGKDAFGYQIGRRTYTEYLLISSFLMRARLQYIRNALNWIHSVV, translated from the exons ATGTCTTTTCGTTTCCTTACCAATCGACTATTCAGCCATGGTCGATATTTTGTCAAACGTTACTGTAAGCGAAACATACACAACAACATTTTGGAACGACCGAGAACACGATTACAACCAGGTGCTACTGCGGTTAGTGTGACAAAGGCCGCTACCAATCCAGTCTTCAAAAATACAACTTTATTTCGATTCGGTCAACATGCCCGTCGTCTTTTCGTCGATAACATTCTTAATCGGGTGACCACCACATATTCTTCGGATCTGAGAACTGACGCATTGAAGAA ATTCCTTTACGGCGATTCGACTCCTCTGTTTGCTTTGATTGGTGTAAGTCTTGCGACTGGATCCGGAATTTTAACAAAGGATGATGAACTCGAAGGCGTCTGCTATGAAATCAGG GAAGCAGTGTCTCGCTATCAGTCGCATTGCGATGAAGAGGACATCACGCAGAAAATCAACGACGAATTCAATTTGTCTCTTATTGACATCGGACCCCCTATAGCTAAAGGTTGTGCGGCTGTTGTCTACGCAGCTGCACTAAAGAGAAGCGACCAAACGAACATTGAACCATTGAATGTGACCGAAGTTAAACCACGAACATTGCCACTGTCACCGCGGAACGAAATGATGTCACCTATTCAAAACACAAGTCGATTCGTACACAATTTCGGAGGAAGCGTCGACAATCTGTCTTTCAATCGACCGAATGTTGACAATGAATTCGTGACGCCAACAAGCCAAACCAGCAACGAAACCAATTCAACTAAAGTGTCCAGCATCCATGGGGTCAAGTCAGTCCGATTTGATACCGCATCAAATGTTATCCACTCGAAGCGAAACGAAAGTTTATCGTCTTCCGACGAGGAATCGCCAGTTGAGGTTTGTCCATGCGATAAGATGGTTTCACAAgggaattcattgaatttgaatCTTTTGCTCCAGCTGACTCCGCAGTCAACCGATTTGGCGCAATATCCCTTGGCTTTGAAAATGATGTTCAACTACGATATCCAAAGCAATGCCATGGCCATACTCAAAGCTATGTACAAGGAGACCATTCCGGCCCGACGTAAACATTCGAACGAAGATGTCGATGGATGGGAGAAACT ATTGCGCGAACAAACTGTTCATCTTCCACCTCATCCAAACATTGTAACCATGTACGGCGTTTTTTGCGATCAAATTCCGAATCTACCACTGTCCGATACTCTCTATCCGATGGCTCTTCCGTTGCGTATCAACCCGAACGGATACGGTCGTAACATGAGCCTTTTCTTGTTGATGAAACGCTACAACAGCCGTTTGTGTGATTATCTGGAAGAAAACAGTGTATCGATGCGAACTCGACTGTTGCTGTTCGCACAGCTTCTGGAGGCTGTAGCGCATCTGTATCGATACG GGGTGGCACATCGTGATCTTAAGTCCGACAATAT TTTGATCGATTTAAACAACGACGTTCATCCCATTCTCGTTTTGTCCGATTTCGGTTGTAGTCTGGCTGACAAAACGAATGGTTTGCAATTGCCTTATACGTCGATCGACACCGACAAGGGTGGAAATACTGCCCTAATGGCTCCAG AAATCATAACCAAAACTCCGggaacattttcgattttgaattATACAAAATCCGATTTATGGGCTTGCGGAGCCATAGCTTATGAGATATTCGGTCAATCCAATCCGTTCTATGAATTGAAGAATGCATCCTACAAAGACAACCAACTGCCAGCATTGGGATCAAATGTTCCCATCATCGTTCAACGTttgatcgaaaatattttacaaagaaatccCAACAAACGTCTCAATCCAG ACATTGCCGCCAATGTAATGCAACTGTTTCTATGGGCGCCAACGTCTTGGATCCGCAAAGGAACGACACCAAATACGTCCGATATCTTACAATGGCTTCTATCATTGACCACAAAAGTATTGGTCGACGATCGATTAATGGGCGGTGTTGATGGTAGCGGCAAGGATGCGTTCGGCTATCAGATCGGTCGTCGTACTTATACAGAGTATTTActaatttcgagttttttgATGCGAGCCCGTCTACAGTACATACGGAATGCGTTGAATTGGATCCACAGTGTTGTTTAG